A window of the Streptomyces griseochromogenes genome harbors these coding sequences:
- a CDS encoding ABC transporter ATP-binding protein, whose amino-acid sequence MATAVGENPVSVRGLRKSYGDWHAVLGLDLDIFPGEVFALLGPNGAGKTTTIEILEGVRQRTGGDVRVLGCDPAEDRRGWRARIGVVPQNTGAYADLTVREVVEHFAAFYPAPLPVGQVIDMVGLGKHEKKQSTDLSGGQARRLDVAVGIVGDPDLIFLDEPTTGLDPVARREAWDLVRYFSERGTTTVLTTHYLDEAEALAQRAAVIVAGQVVRSGSLAEFGARSQTPTTVSFRIPPELSGRALPVLPPESQALADTTDGVLRIATRTPTALLSVLLPWAHEAGAGELPELRVHRPTLEDIYLDLIRENVSGTDRGTDTLGRDDQGTDGQAADRTSEAGIR is encoded by the coding sequence GTGGCAACTGCCGTCGGGGAGAACCCCGTCTCGGTCCGTGGTCTTCGCAAGAGTTATGGCGACTGGCACGCGGTGCTGGGACTGGATTTGGACATCTTTCCAGGAGAAGTCTTCGCGCTGCTCGGGCCCAATGGCGCGGGAAAGACGACGACCATCGAGATCCTGGAAGGCGTCCGCCAGCGAACCGGCGGTGACGTGCGAGTCCTCGGCTGTGACCCAGCCGAGGACCGGCGTGGGTGGCGCGCACGCATCGGCGTGGTGCCCCAGAACACCGGCGCCTACGCGGACCTGACCGTACGCGAGGTCGTCGAGCACTTCGCGGCGTTCTATCCGGCGCCGCTCCCGGTCGGCCAGGTCATCGACATGGTCGGTCTGGGCAAGCACGAGAAGAAGCAGAGCACCGACCTGTCCGGAGGGCAGGCCCGGCGCCTCGACGTCGCCGTCGGCATCGTCGGCGATCCGGACCTGATCTTCCTGGACGAGCCCACCACCGGACTGGACCCGGTGGCGCGCCGGGAGGCCTGGGACCTGGTCCGTTATTTCTCCGAGCGCGGTACCACCACCGTGCTCACCACCCACTACCTCGACGAGGCCGAGGCGCTCGCACAGCGCGCCGCGGTGATCGTCGCCGGCCAGGTCGTCCGGTCCGGATCCCTTGCCGAGTTCGGCGCCCGCTCGCAGACTCCGACCACGGTCTCCTTCCGGATTCCGCCGGAACTCTCGGGACGCGCGCTGCCTGTTCTGCCGCCGGAGTCGCAGGCGCTCGCGGACACCACGGACGGCGTGCTGCGCATCGCCACGCGGACTCCCACCGCGCTGCTGTCCGTACTGCTGCCCTGGGCGCACGAGGCGGGCGCCGGGGAACTCCCCGAGCTGCGGGTGCACCGCCCCACGCTCGAGGACATCTACCTCGATCTGATCAGGGAGAACGTCAGCGGCACCGACCGCGGCACCGACACCCTCGGCCGCGACGACCAGGGCACCGACGGCCAAGCCGCGGACCGCACCAGCGAGGCGGGCATCCGATGA
- a CDS encoding cytochrome P450 — MAVMRESPLAFITELARTYGGITRHRADGETVYLLNTPEYARHVLKDNGANYTKEGTPDDAMLRPLLGNGLLTSNGDDWARQRQLTAPAFRPSSVRTFDGIVTDATSGMLERWRPAIETGTPLAVDDHLTALTLGILTRAILGADLDGIGEGFGRAVDAVNRCIGHYVPDPDPDPADTARRFAGFSRARAFLDMVTRTLIASRRAAGPSAPGSGPGHAGNLLDTMMSAGHLVSDEDLRDQVLTVVMAGHETTAKSLTWTLHLLDRHPHEAAKVREEVDRVLGGRPARAEDLADLPVCQRAVKEAMRLYPPVWLISRRAVGADVIGGYHVEPGTLVCVSQWVLHRHPEYWDAPDAYRPDRFDGASLPSHLYLPFGGGDRICVGQHFAMLEAVLVLATLTQSVRLETVEGFEVEPEALVTLRPKHGMTMIARPR; from the coding sequence ATGGCGGTGATGCGGGAGTCGCCGCTCGCCTTCATCACCGAACTGGCCCGCACCTACGGCGGGATCACCCGTCACCGGGCCGACGGCGAGACCGTCTACCTGCTCAACACCCCTGAGTACGCCCGTCATGTACTCAAGGACAACGGCGCCAACTACACCAAGGAGGGCACCCCGGACGACGCGATGCTGCGTCCGCTGCTCGGAAACGGGCTCCTGACCAGCAACGGCGACGACTGGGCCCGCCAGCGCCAGCTGACCGCCCCGGCCTTCAGGCCCAGCTCGGTCAGGACCTTCGACGGTATCGTCACCGACGCCACCTCCGGCATGCTGGAGCGCTGGCGCCCGGCGATCGAGACCGGCACCCCGCTCGCGGTGGACGATCACCTCACCGCGCTCACTCTGGGCATTCTCACCCGAGCCATCCTCGGCGCCGACCTCGACGGCATCGGTGAGGGCTTCGGGCGTGCGGTGGACGCCGTCAACCGGTGCATCGGCCACTACGTGCCCGACCCGGACCCCGACCCGGCGGACACCGCACGCCGGTTCGCGGGCTTCAGCCGCGCGCGGGCCTTCCTGGACATGGTGACCCGCACGCTGATCGCCTCACGGCGTGCCGCGGGGCCGTCGGCGCCCGGCTCCGGTCCCGGCCATGCCGGAAACCTGCTGGACACCATGATGTCCGCCGGCCACCTGGTCTCCGACGAGGATCTGCGCGACCAGGTGCTGACCGTCGTCATGGCCGGGCATGAGACCACCGCCAAGTCCCTGACCTGGACGCTCCATCTGCTGGACCGGCACCCGCACGAGGCGGCGAAGGTCCGCGAGGAGGTCGACCGGGTGCTCGGCGGCCGTCCTGCCAGGGCCGAGGACCTCGCCGACCTGCCGGTCTGCCAACGGGCCGTCAAGGAGGCGATGCGGCTCTACCCGCCCGTGTGGCTCATATCCCGCCGGGCGGTGGGCGCCGACGTCATCGGCGGGTACCACGTCGAGCCCGGCACGCTCGTCTGCGTCAGCCAGTGGGTGCTGCACCGGCACCCCGAGTACTGGGACGCCCCCGACGCGTACCGCCCGGACCGCTTCGACGGTGCCTCGCTTCCCAGCCATCTCTACCTGCCGTTCGGCGGTGGTGACCGGATCTGTGTCGGCCAGCACTTCGCCATGCTCGAGGCGGTACTGGTGCTCGCCACCCTCACCCAGTCCGTGCGGCTGGAGACCGTCGAGGGGTTCGAGGTGGAGCCCGAGGCCCTGGTCACGCTGCGCCCGAAGCACGGCATGACCATGATCGCGAGGCCCAGATGA
- a CDS encoding class I SAM-dependent methyltransferase has protein sequence MSAPLSPTVRPLGGSYDPARTTGGGLSAELARLEAQAELSFAEELRILRDLGICSTAGGPRPTVLEVGAGSGAVTRRLRPALPAGITLIAADIDAGLLAHAAGPGVTSLVADAVDMPLEDRSVDFVLLRYVLQHVPDPAAVLAEVRRVLRPGGRVACTEVDSSCWGVADPAYPELGGVHAKMAAAQRAAGGDRTIGRRLPRLLRAAGFEDVVLRPFATTNDDHPTDAFAPQLGPQRLEPLVAQGVLSLAELALASDRWNRFRADPDAWVMLLGLTVAATAPAGRGPQETPEKTPRTTERKAPK, from the coding sequence ATGAGCGCGCCCCTCTCCCCAACGGTCCGCCCGCTGGGCGGCTCGTACGACCCGGCCCGCACCACCGGCGGCGGCCTGTCGGCCGAGCTGGCCCGTCTGGAGGCCCAGGCCGAACTCTCCTTCGCCGAGGAACTGCGCATCCTCCGCGACCTCGGCATCTGCTCCACTGCCGGCGGTCCCCGCCCCACCGTTCTCGAAGTCGGCGCGGGATCGGGCGCGGTGACCCGCCGGCTCCGCCCCGCGCTGCCGGCCGGCATCACGCTCATCGCCGCCGACATCGACGCCGGACTGCTGGCCCACGCCGCCGGTCCCGGTGTCACCTCGCTGGTCGCCGATGCCGTGGACATGCCGCTGGAGGACCGCAGCGTCGACTTCGTACTGCTGCGCTATGTGCTCCAGCACGTTCCCGACCCGGCCGCCGTACTGGCCGAGGTACGCCGGGTGCTGCGGCCGGGCGGCCGGGTCGCCTGCACGGAGGTCGACTCCTCCTGCTGGGGCGTTGCCGACCCGGCCTACCCGGAACTGGGCGGCGTGCACGCCAAGATGGCCGCCGCGCAACGCGCCGCGGGCGGGGATCGTACGATCGGCCGCCGCCTGCCCCGGCTGCTGCGGGCGGCGGGCTTCGAGGACGTCGTCCTGCGACCGTTCGCCACCACCAATGACGACCACCCCACGGACGCCTTCGCTCCACAACTGGGTCCGCAGCGCCTGGAGCCCCTGGTGGCCCAGGGCGTCCTCTCCCTGGCCGAACTCGCCCTCGCCTCGGATCGCTGGAACCGCTTCCGGGCGGACCCCGACGCCTGGGTGATGCTGCTCGGTCTCACCGTCGCCGCGACCGCTCCCGCAGGTCGCGGACCGCAGGAAACCCCTGAGAAAACCCCTCGCACCACCGAACGAAAGGCACCCAAGTGA
- a CDS encoding ABC transporter permease: protein MTLTEPSTGRTDGTVPTAERAMAGSSRMPGVWRASAARSKVELRAFFRNKQSLVFTLMFPVILLVVFGSIFSGKVAGTQTDLKQVFMAGIVAAGVMSTAFSGLAISIAIERDTGTVRRLAMTPMPKSAYFIGKLVRVIVTTALETALLLGIALTLFGLPLPSTGERWMTLGWDLALGTVACAMAGAAYSALIPNSRSAAAIVTPVFMVLQFISGVFFPFGQLPHWMQTVAAFFPVKWMAQGFRSVFLPDSFTAVEPAGNWELGHIALVLALWTLGGLVVTALTFRWRGPRVR from the coding sequence ATGACCCTCACCGAACCCTCTACGGGCCGCACCGACGGGACCGTACCGACAGCGGAGCGTGCGATGGCCGGGTCCTCCCGAATGCCCGGCGTCTGGCGGGCCTCCGCGGCCCGCTCCAAGGTCGAGCTCAGGGCGTTCTTCCGCAACAAGCAGTCGCTGGTCTTCACCCTGATGTTCCCGGTGATCCTGCTGGTCGTCTTCGGCTCGATCTTCTCCGGCAAGGTGGCGGGCACCCAGACCGATCTCAAGCAGGTCTTCATGGCCGGCATCGTCGCGGCCGGCGTGATGAGCACCGCCTTCTCCGGGCTCGCGATCAGCATCGCGATCGAACGGGACACCGGTACGGTGCGCCGGCTCGCGATGACGCCGATGCCGAAGTCCGCCTACTTCATCGGCAAACTGGTGCGCGTGATCGTCACCACCGCGCTGGAGACGGCACTGCTGCTCGGCATCGCGCTGACCCTGTTCGGCCTTCCGCTGCCGAGCACGGGCGAACGCTGGATGACCCTGGGCTGGGACCTCGCCCTCGGGACCGTCGCCTGCGCCATGGCCGGTGCCGCGTATTCGGCGCTGATCCCCAACAGCCGTTCCGCGGCGGCGATCGTGACGCCGGTCTTCATGGTGCTGCAGTTCATCTCGGGCGTCTTCTTCCCCTTCGGCCAGCTGCCGCACTGGATGCAGACGGTGGCCGCGTTCTTCCCCGTCAAGTGGATGGCGCAGGGCTTCCGTTCGGTCTTCCTGCCGGACTCCTTCACCGCCGTGGAGCCGGCCGGCAACTGGGAGCTGGGACATATCGCGCTGGTGCTCGCGCTGTGGACACTGGGCGGCCTGGTGGTCACCGCGCTGACCTTCCGCTGGCGCGGACCGCGGGTCCGCTGA